A genomic window from Pecten maximus chromosome 4, xPecMax1.1, whole genome shotgun sequence includes:
- the LOC117325107 gene encoding atrial natriuretic peptide receptor 2-like isoform X3, whose amino-acid sequence MEEERTWLIFLLTLFFHQSHGWHSFGNTPYHCWPFSASSSSPTPITCSGVSIEWLVPPPADVIANTAFNVTYALNLDSTFYTWAINNGYFGSAGGTGFTNATAAQIWCENTVCPDYTSATEINCCIHHVNVHSCPLDQTTNSLCGPWIPDDGAVFTHSQVLVGSVLVQNWTSYIPGLIQTGINSIIAHFKVADLHVVLEAKTTVNPKSDCGNGACETADGEDCETCPKDCGTCPLKDWQIGLIATSGIILLVVAICTILYFQYQKRKLLWDESWILPYENIKEDAGLRGAFGSMVSMTCGSGQDMTGKSNNMVMSALRKQVFAKTAIVDGRTVAVRSIAKKEFSVNETIRWEVKCVRELDHQNICKFVGGCIDVPNVSIVSEYCPKGSITDVLLNDEIPLNWAFRFSFAADIARGMDYLHSKNIIHGRLKSSNCVVDDRWTVKISDYGLKEYRRQDQIFMEDDDDNEADEYYKRMRERVYKAPEVFDVNEFEATAPIDVYAYSIILIEIATRNDPYEDEDPFDLPDRWKPPLPDLSREAADDVDSACPCPVQYIQLINDCWDNNPLKRPSFENAKRALHVMNPNKMSPVDLMMAMMEKYSKHLELIVADRTQDLVLEKQKTDRLLYSMLPRTVADDLKYGRTINAEQFEACTIYFSDIVGFTNISGGSTPMQVVALLNHLYITFDGIIDKYDVYKVETIGDAYMVVSGIPNRTVFHAREVSNMALDLVAACKVFEIPHRPNDPLKIRVGLHSGPACAGVVGMKMPRYCLFGDTVNTASRMESNGEAYKVHISQSTYQELKMYGGFKFELRGTIPVKGKGDMETWWLLARDVNYEKIHGALPSKSHQSEENSIENADNITKSQKSVRKPVKSNSSRLDVTYSDEQKDRTNENPSVKDEQVITPVELPEATDAEP is encoded by the exons ATGGAAGAAGAGAGGACGTGGCTAATCTTTCTTTTAACG CTCTTCTTCCATCAATCACATGGTTGGCATAGTTTTGGAAACACACCCTATCATTGCTGGCCATTTTCGGCGTCCTCTTCAAGTCCAACACCAATTACCTGCTCAG GCGTGTCTATAGAATGGCTTGTTCCTCCCCCGGCCGACGTGATAGCGAACACTGCCTTCAATGTGACGTATGCATTAAACCTAGATTCCACGTTCTACACGTGGGCCATTAACAACGGATATTTTGGTAGTGCTGGTGGAACAGGCTTCAC TAATGCAACAGCGGCACAGATATGGTGTGAAAATACTGTCTGCCCAGACTACACGAGCGCGACAGAAATCAACTGTTGTATACACCATGTCAACGTCCACTCGTGTCCCCTAGATCAGACCACTAACTCACTTTGCGGACCATGGATTCCGGACGACGGTGCCGTTTTCACTCACTCCCAGGTCCTTGTAGGGTCAGTCCTGGTCCAAAACTGGACAAGCTACATACCAGGTCTCATTCAAACGGGTATCAACTCTATAATAGCCCATTTCAAAGTGGCAGATCTCCATGTCGTTCTTGAGGCTAAAACAACTGTAAATCCAAAATCAG ATTGTGGGAATGGCGCGTGTGAGACAGCTGATGGCGAGGACTGTGAAACTTGTCCAAAGGACTGCGGAACATGCCCTCTCAAGGACTGGCAAATTGGTCTGATCGCAACGTCTGGAATTATCCTTTTGGTGGTCGCCATCTGCACGATTTTG TATTTCCAGTATCAGAAAAGGAAGTTACTCTGGGACGAGAGCTGGATATTACCatatgaaaatatcaaagaag ATGCAGGACTGCGAGGGGCGTTTGGAAGTATGGTCAGTATGACCTGTGGAAGCGGTCAGGATATGACGGGAAAGTCCAACAACATGGTGATGTCTGCATTGAGGAAGCAAGTGTTTGCAAAGACGGCTATTGT AGATGGACGAACTGTGGCTGTACGAAGTATTGCAAAAAAGGAATTTTCCGTCAATGAAACCATCCGGTGGGAAGTAAAATGTGTAAG GGAACTAGACCATCAAAACATATGTAAATTTGTTGGTGGCTGTATAGACGTGCCAAACGTTTCCATTGTCAGCGAGTATTGTCCAAAAGGAAGCATTACTGACGTGCTTCTTAATGATGAAATACCACTCAACTGGGCCTTTAG GTTTTCGTTCGCTGCTGATATTGCAAGAGGAATGGATTACCTGCACTccaaaaatataatacatggtCGACTGAAGAGCAGCAATTGTGTAGTTGACGACAGATGGACCGTTAAAATATCAG ATTATGGATTAAAGGAGTACAGACGGCAAGATCAAATCTTCATGGAAGACGATGACGACAATGAAGCCGATGAATATTATAAAAGGATGAGAGAACGAGTTTACAAGGCACCGGAGGTTTTTGACGTGAATGAATTCGAGGCAACGGCACCCATTGATGTGTATGCATATTCTATCATACTCATAGAGATAGCGACAAGGAACGATCCGTATGAG GATGAAGATCCATTCGACCTACCTGACCGCTGGAAACCGCCTTTACCTGATCTTTCTCGCGAAGCCGCAGATGATGTAGATAGTGCATGTCCATGCCCAGTACAATATATCCAG CTAATCAACGATTGCTGGGATAACAACCCTCTCAAAAGACCTTCATTCGAGAACGCCAAAAGAGCTCTACACGTCATGAATCCGAACAAAATGAGTCCGGTTGATCTAATGATGGCAATG atggaaaaatattcaaaacatcTGGAGCTCATAGTTGCAGATCGCACACAAGACCTTGtgttagaaaaacaaaaaactgatcggctactgtaca GTATGCTGCCTAGGACTGTTGCGGACGACTTGAAGTACGGCCGGACGATAAACGCTGAACAGTTCGAAGCGTGCACGATCTACTTTAGCGATATTGTAGGGTTCACCAATATATCAGGAGGTAGCACGCCTATGCAGGTGGTGGCCTTGCTGAATCATCTTTACATCACATTCGACGGCATCATCGACAAGTACGACGTCTACAAAGTGGAGACAATCGGGGATGCTT ATATGGTTGTATCCGGAATCCCGAACCGAACTGTATTCCATGCTCGAGAAGTAAGCAATATGGCTCTGGACTTGGTCGCTGCATGCAAAGTGTTCGAAATTCCACATCGCCCAAATGATCCTCTCAAAATCCGTGTTGGATTACACTCTG GTCCTGCATGTGCCGGAGTAGTTGGAATGAAAATGCCTAGGTACTGTTTGTTTGGTGATACAGTTAATACAGCAAGCAGGATGGAGTCAAATGGTGAAG CATACAAAGTACATATCAGTCAGTCAACATATCAGGAGCTCAAGATGTATGGCGGCTTTAAGTTCGAACTTAGGGGAACAATCCCCGTTAAG GGAAAGGGAGATATGGAGACTTGGTGGTTACTAGCAAGGGATGTgaattatgaaaaaatacatGGAGCTCTCCCGTCCAAATCACACCAATCAGAGGAAAATTCAATCGAAAACGCTGATAACATAACGAAAAGCCAGAAAAGTGTTAGGAAGCCAGTCAAGAGCAATTCGTCTCGCTTAGACGTTACTTATTCCGACGAGCAAAAAGACAGAACAAACGAGAATCCTTCGGTAAAGGATGAGCAGGTCATCACACCTGTTGAATTGCCAG AAGCTACGGACGCAGAGCCTTGA
- the LOC117325107 gene encoding atrial natriuretic peptide receptor 2-like isoform X2, translated as MEEERTWLIFLLTLFFHQSHGWHSFGNTPYHCWPFSASSSSPTPITCSGVSIEWLVPPPADVIANTAFNVTYALNLDSTFYTWAINNGYFGSAGGTGFTNATAAQIWCENTVCPDYTSATEINCCIHHVNVHSCPLDQTTNSLCGPWIPDDGAVFTHSQVLVGSVLVQNWTSYIPGLIQTGINSIIAHFKVADLHVVLEAKTTVNPKSDCGNGACETADGEDCETCPKDCGTCPLKDWQIGLIATSGIILLVVAICTILYFQYQKRKLLWDESWILPYENIKEDAGLRGAFGSMVSMTCGSGQDMTGKSNNMVMSALRKQVFAKTAIVDGRTVAVRSIAKKEFSVNETIRWEVKCVRELDHQNICKFVGGCIDVPNVSIVSEYCPKGSITDVLLNDEIPLNWAFRFSFAADIARGMDYLHSKNIIHGRLKSSNCVVDDRWTVKISDYGLKEYRRQDQIFMEDDDDNEADEYYKRMRERVYKAPEVFDVNEFEATAPIDVYAYSIILIEIATRNDPYEDEDPFDLPDRWKPPLPDLSREAADDVDSACPCPVQYIQLINDCWDNNPLKRPSFENAKRALHVMNPNKMSPVDLMMAMMEKYSKHLELIVADRTQDLVLEKQKTDRLLYSMLPRTVADDLKYGRTINAEQFEACTIYFSDIVGFTNISGGSTPMQVVALLNHLYITFDGIIDKYDVYKVETIGDAYMVVSGIPNRTVFHAREVSNMALDLVAACKVFEIPHRPNDPLKIRVGLHSGPACAGVVGMKMPRYCLFGDTVNTASRMESNGEAYKVHISQSTYQELKMYGGFKFELRGTIPVKGKGDMETWWLLARDVNYEKIHGALPSKSHQSEENSIENADNITKSQKSVRKPVKSNSSRLDVTYSDEQKDRTNENPSVKDPTKTRKISNISTSNDSGYNEKADDDPTNVHEIIVQSYESLREATDAEP; from the exons ATGGAAGAAGAGAGGACGTGGCTAATCTTTCTTTTAACG CTCTTCTTCCATCAATCACATGGTTGGCATAGTTTTGGAAACACACCCTATCATTGCTGGCCATTTTCGGCGTCCTCTTCAAGTCCAACACCAATTACCTGCTCAG GCGTGTCTATAGAATGGCTTGTTCCTCCCCCGGCCGACGTGATAGCGAACACTGCCTTCAATGTGACGTATGCATTAAACCTAGATTCCACGTTCTACACGTGGGCCATTAACAACGGATATTTTGGTAGTGCTGGTGGAACAGGCTTCAC TAATGCAACAGCGGCACAGATATGGTGTGAAAATACTGTCTGCCCAGACTACACGAGCGCGACAGAAATCAACTGTTGTATACACCATGTCAACGTCCACTCGTGTCCCCTAGATCAGACCACTAACTCACTTTGCGGACCATGGATTCCGGACGACGGTGCCGTTTTCACTCACTCCCAGGTCCTTGTAGGGTCAGTCCTGGTCCAAAACTGGACAAGCTACATACCAGGTCTCATTCAAACGGGTATCAACTCTATAATAGCCCATTTCAAAGTGGCAGATCTCCATGTCGTTCTTGAGGCTAAAACAACTGTAAATCCAAAATCAG ATTGTGGGAATGGCGCGTGTGAGACAGCTGATGGCGAGGACTGTGAAACTTGTCCAAAGGACTGCGGAACATGCCCTCTCAAGGACTGGCAAATTGGTCTGATCGCAACGTCTGGAATTATCCTTTTGGTGGTCGCCATCTGCACGATTTTG TATTTCCAGTATCAGAAAAGGAAGTTACTCTGGGACGAGAGCTGGATATTACCatatgaaaatatcaaagaag ATGCAGGACTGCGAGGGGCGTTTGGAAGTATGGTCAGTATGACCTGTGGAAGCGGTCAGGATATGACGGGAAAGTCCAACAACATGGTGATGTCTGCATTGAGGAAGCAAGTGTTTGCAAAGACGGCTATTGT AGATGGACGAACTGTGGCTGTACGAAGTATTGCAAAAAAGGAATTTTCCGTCAATGAAACCATCCGGTGGGAAGTAAAATGTGTAAG GGAACTAGACCATCAAAACATATGTAAATTTGTTGGTGGCTGTATAGACGTGCCAAACGTTTCCATTGTCAGCGAGTATTGTCCAAAAGGAAGCATTACTGACGTGCTTCTTAATGATGAAATACCACTCAACTGGGCCTTTAG GTTTTCGTTCGCTGCTGATATTGCAAGAGGAATGGATTACCTGCACTccaaaaatataatacatggtCGACTGAAGAGCAGCAATTGTGTAGTTGACGACAGATGGACCGTTAAAATATCAG ATTATGGATTAAAGGAGTACAGACGGCAAGATCAAATCTTCATGGAAGACGATGACGACAATGAAGCCGATGAATATTATAAAAGGATGAGAGAACGAGTTTACAAGGCACCGGAGGTTTTTGACGTGAATGAATTCGAGGCAACGGCACCCATTGATGTGTATGCATATTCTATCATACTCATAGAGATAGCGACAAGGAACGATCCGTATGAG GATGAAGATCCATTCGACCTACCTGACCGCTGGAAACCGCCTTTACCTGATCTTTCTCGCGAAGCCGCAGATGATGTAGATAGTGCATGTCCATGCCCAGTACAATATATCCAG CTAATCAACGATTGCTGGGATAACAACCCTCTCAAAAGACCTTCATTCGAGAACGCCAAAAGAGCTCTACACGTCATGAATCCGAACAAAATGAGTCCGGTTGATCTAATGATGGCAATG atggaaaaatattcaaaacatcTGGAGCTCATAGTTGCAGATCGCACACAAGACCTTGtgttagaaaaacaaaaaactgatcggctactgtaca GTATGCTGCCTAGGACTGTTGCGGACGACTTGAAGTACGGCCGGACGATAAACGCTGAACAGTTCGAAGCGTGCACGATCTACTTTAGCGATATTGTAGGGTTCACCAATATATCAGGAGGTAGCACGCCTATGCAGGTGGTGGCCTTGCTGAATCATCTTTACATCACATTCGACGGCATCATCGACAAGTACGACGTCTACAAAGTGGAGACAATCGGGGATGCTT ATATGGTTGTATCCGGAATCCCGAACCGAACTGTATTCCATGCTCGAGAAGTAAGCAATATGGCTCTGGACTTGGTCGCTGCATGCAAAGTGTTCGAAATTCCACATCGCCCAAATGATCCTCTCAAAATCCGTGTTGGATTACACTCTG GTCCTGCATGTGCCGGAGTAGTTGGAATGAAAATGCCTAGGTACTGTTTGTTTGGTGATACAGTTAATACAGCAAGCAGGATGGAGTCAAATGGTGAAG CATACAAAGTACATATCAGTCAGTCAACATATCAGGAGCTCAAGATGTATGGCGGCTTTAAGTTCGAACTTAGGGGAACAATCCCCGTTAAG GGAAAGGGAGATATGGAGACTTGGTGGTTACTAGCAAGGGATGTgaattatgaaaaaatacatGGAGCTCTCCCGTCCAAATCACACCAATCAGAGGAAAATTCAATCGAAAACGCTGATAACATAACGAAAAGCCAGAAAAGTGTTAGGAAGCCAGTCAAGAGCAATTCGTCTCGCTTAGACGTTACTTATTCCGACGAGCAAAAAGACAGAACAAACGAGAATCCTTCGGTAAAGG ATCCAACAAAAACAAGGAAAATCAGCAACATCAGTACTTCGAATGACTCCGGATACAACGAAAAAGCTGACGACGACCCCACCAATGTTCATGAAATTATTGTACAAAGTTATGAATCCCTAAGAG AAGCTACGGACGCAGAGCCTTGA
- the LOC117325107 gene encoding atrial natriuretic peptide receptor 2-like isoform X1: MEEERTWLIFLLTLFFHQSHGWHSFGNTPYHCWPFSASSSSPTPITCSGVSIEWLVPPPADVIANTAFNVTYALNLDSTFYTWAINNGYFGSAGGTGFTNATAAQIWCENTVCPDYTSATEINCCIHHVNVHSCPLDQTTNSLCGPWIPDDGAVFTHSQVLVGSVLVQNWTSYIPGLIQTGINSIIAHFKVADLHVVLEAKTTVNPKSDCGNGACETADGEDCETCPKDCGTCPLKDWQIGLIATSGIILLVVAICTILYFQYQKRKLLWDESWILPYENIKEDAGLRGAFGSMVSMTCGSGQDMTGKSNNMVMSALRKQVFAKTAIVDGRTVAVRSIAKKEFSVNETIRWEVKCVRELDHQNICKFVGGCIDVPNVSIVSEYCPKGSITDVLLNDEIPLNWAFRFSFAADIARGMDYLHSKNIIHGRLKSSNCVVDDRWTVKISDYGLKEYRRQDQIFMEDDDDNEADEYYKRMRERVYKAPEVFDVNEFEATAPIDVYAYSIILIEIATRNDPYEDEDPFDLPDRWKPPLPDLSREAADDVDSACPCPVQYIQLINDCWDNNPLKRPSFENAKRALHVMNPNKMSPVDLMMAMMEKYSKHLELIVADRTQDLVLEKQKTDRLLYSMLPRTVADDLKYGRTINAEQFEACTIYFSDIVGFTNISGGSTPMQVVALLNHLYITFDGIIDKYDVYKVETIGDAYMVVSGIPNRTVFHAREVSNMALDLVAACKVFEIPHRPNDPLKIRVGLHSGPACAGVVGMKMPRYCLFGDTVNTASRMESNGEAYKVHISQSTYQELKMYGGFKFELRGTIPVKGKGDMETWWLLARDVNYEKIHGALPSKSHQSEENSIENADNITKSQKSVRKPVKSNSSRLDVTYSDEQKDRTNENPSVKDEQVITPVELPDPTKTRKISNISTSNDSGYNEKADDDPTNVHEIIVQSYESLREATDAEP, encoded by the exons ATGGAAGAAGAGAGGACGTGGCTAATCTTTCTTTTAACG CTCTTCTTCCATCAATCACATGGTTGGCATAGTTTTGGAAACACACCCTATCATTGCTGGCCATTTTCGGCGTCCTCTTCAAGTCCAACACCAATTACCTGCTCAG GCGTGTCTATAGAATGGCTTGTTCCTCCCCCGGCCGACGTGATAGCGAACACTGCCTTCAATGTGACGTATGCATTAAACCTAGATTCCACGTTCTACACGTGGGCCATTAACAACGGATATTTTGGTAGTGCTGGTGGAACAGGCTTCAC TAATGCAACAGCGGCACAGATATGGTGTGAAAATACTGTCTGCCCAGACTACACGAGCGCGACAGAAATCAACTGTTGTATACACCATGTCAACGTCCACTCGTGTCCCCTAGATCAGACCACTAACTCACTTTGCGGACCATGGATTCCGGACGACGGTGCCGTTTTCACTCACTCCCAGGTCCTTGTAGGGTCAGTCCTGGTCCAAAACTGGACAAGCTACATACCAGGTCTCATTCAAACGGGTATCAACTCTATAATAGCCCATTTCAAAGTGGCAGATCTCCATGTCGTTCTTGAGGCTAAAACAACTGTAAATCCAAAATCAG ATTGTGGGAATGGCGCGTGTGAGACAGCTGATGGCGAGGACTGTGAAACTTGTCCAAAGGACTGCGGAACATGCCCTCTCAAGGACTGGCAAATTGGTCTGATCGCAACGTCTGGAATTATCCTTTTGGTGGTCGCCATCTGCACGATTTTG TATTTCCAGTATCAGAAAAGGAAGTTACTCTGGGACGAGAGCTGGATATTACCatatgaaaatatcaaagaag ATGCAGGACTGCGAGGGGCGTTTGGAAGTATGGTCAGTATGACCTGTGGAAGCGGTCAGGATATGACGGGAAAGTCCAACAACATGGTGATGTCTGCATTGAGGAAGCAAGTGTTTGCAAAGACGGCTATTGT AGATGGACGAACTGTGGCTGTACGAAGTATTGCAAAAAAGGAATTTTCCGTCAATGAAACCATCCGGTGGGAAGTAAAATGTGTAAG GGAACTAGACCATCAAAACATATGTAAATTTGTTGGTGGCTGTATAGACGTGCCAAACGTTTCCATTGTCAGCGAGTATTGTCCAAAAGGAAGCATTACTGACGTGCTTCTTAATGATGAAATACCACTCAACTGGGCCTTTAG GTTTTCGTTCGCTGCTGATATTGCAAGAGGAATGGATTACCTGCACTccaaaaatataatacatggtCGACTGAAGAGCAGCAATTGTGTAGTTGACGACAGATGGACCGTTAAAATATCAG ATTATGGATTAAAGGAGTACAGACGGCAAGATCAAATCTTCATGGAAGACGATGACGACAATGAAGCCGATGAATATTATAAAAGGATGAGAGAACGAGTTTACAAGGCACCGGAGGTTTTTGACGTGAATGAATTCGAGGCAACGGCACCCATTGATGTGTATGCATATTCTATCATACTCATAGAGATAGCGACAAGGAACGATCCGTATGAG GATGAAGATCCATTCGACCTACCTGACCGCTGGAAACCGCCTTTACCTGATCTTTCTCGCGAAGCCGCAGATGATGTAGATAGTGCATGTCCATGCCCAGTACAATATATCCAG CTAATCAACGATTGCTGGGATAACAACCCTCTCAAAAGACCTTCATTCGAGAACGCCAAAAGAGCTCTACACGTCATGAATCCGAACAAAATGAGTCCGGTTGATCTAATGATGGCAATG atggaaaaatattcaaaacatcTGGAGCTCATAGTTGCAGATCGCACACAAGACCTTGtgttagaaaaacaaaaaactgatcggctactgtaca GTATGCTGCCTAGGACTGTTGCGGACGACTTGAAGTACGGCCGGACGATAAACGCTGAACAGTTCGAAGCGTGCACGATCTACTTTAGCGATATTGTAGGGTTCACCAATATATCAGGAGGTAGCACGCCTATGCAGGTGGTGGCCTTGCTGAATCATCTTTACATCACATTCGACGGCATCATCGACAAGTACGACGTCTACAAAGTGGAGACAATCGGGGATGCTT ATATGGTTGTATCCGGAATCCCGAACCGAACTGTATTCCATGCTCGAGAAGTAAGCAATATGGCTCTGGACTTGGTCGCTGCATGCAAAGTGTTCGAAATTCCACATCGCCCAAATGATCCTCTCAAAATCCGTGTTGGATTACACTCTG GTCCTGCATGTGCCGGAGTAGTTGGAATGAAAATGCCTAGGTACTGTTTGTTTGGTGATACAGTTAATACAGCAAGCAGGATGGAGTCAAATGGTGAAG CATACAAAGTACATATCAGTCAGTCAACATATCAGGAGCTCAAGATGTATGGCGGCTTTAAGTTCGAACTTAGGGGAACAATCCCCGTTAAG GGAAAGGGAGATATGGAGACTTGGTGGTTACTAGCAAGGGATGTgaattatgaaaaaatacatGGAGCTCTCCCGTCCAAATCACACCAATCAGAGGAAAATTCAATCGAAAACGCTGATAACATAACGAAAAGCCAGAAAAGTGTTAGGAAGCCAGTCAAGAGCAATTCGTCTCGCTTAGACGTTACTTATTCCGACGAGCAAAAAGACAGAACAAACGAGAATCCTTCGGTAAAGGATGAGCAGGTCATCACACCTGTTGAATTGCCAG ATCCAACAAAAACAAGGAAAATCAGCAACATCAGTACTTCGAATGACTCCGGATACAACGAAAAAGCTGACGACGACCCCACCAATGTTCATGAAATTATTGTACAAAGTTATGAATCCCTAAGAG AAGCTACGGACGCAGAGCCTTGA